The region actttttcttctctcttactttactctctattcattaactcacaaaacaaccctacataaaatctcgtgccgaaaagcaaatattgcatatttaatgggatggAGGAGTAGTTTATACTTATATTCAGAGTCGttcaattttgattgaattttaagcttatataTCATGGAGCTTCTTCAATTCATCATTGATAGTTTAGATTTATTGTCACGACCGCCCTTTATAGGCTTAATAAATGCGGTTGGTCGCAACTAATAAGACTTTAAGAAAATGGAATTTTCTAGGGTTTCGATAAAGAGTTTGACCCAAAATGTTTAATATCCGAATAACGAGGAAAAGTCGAGTAGCTTAAcatttaaatccaaagtcgaacagttatcataattaataatccaAGAGTAAATTGTGTTCAAAAAATAGTTGTGAAAAATAGTATTATCTTAGCGGAAGCTTTTAAGAGAAAGAGTGACGTCATGTGTGAAGACATGACGACCTCGAAGTCTAAATAAAAACCAACAAGACTTTCGGGTTCGACTCAACACCAAACCCAAAGTTCGTCGCCTCAACCTGCAGCATAAGGAAGCACATGGgctagtactataaaatactcaATGGACTTATGCTGAAACATagttatcaaaatatttatcatgtCATCATCAAGTAACCATCGGGGTTTTGCTTAAGAAAGGCTCGACACACCAAAATATTTCCTCATTCAAAATCACGGTTGGCAGCCAATTTTCCATAGATGTCAACCATATCGCATATCCATGACATGGTTGGCCATAATCCAAGTCACCCGACGGCCGTTCCATAAGATGACACACGTCTACCGTAGGTATACATTAATCCAAGTAGGGTTTGCGGTCCCATACgtatccgaattcgatttaaataatacatggcaaaataaattgaaaagagcGAGTGTTAGTTAATGGATCACtgaaaacaaaagtaaatagtaaaattaaatagcaaTGAacatataatactaatatcaaATGGAAAAAAACAGTGTGTATCGTGCAATAGCGGTGATTAAGGCCAATAAAGTTTATCAAAAATGTATTTAGAGCATCCCCGATAGGGATAGACTAGTAATAGCCCACCAAAACTCCTCCCGCAATATCATCATGTCCTTCCCACAGCATAATAATAGGTTAACCAAACAAAAACCTAGCAATAGGCTAGCAATAGACTAGCCCAACAAATAAATTGACAAATTcgattaattcattttaattgttgttgtttatcaaatatttaaaaaatgaagtgcatttaattgtaaatatagagtataaataaaaaaatttaaaaatcgcTAGCCGATCACTGTCCGCAATAGGCGGCAGCGATCGCTAGCCGGTTAGTTCATGCTCTAGCGATCTAGGGTGTTGGTTTTTCGTCCGTCGGGCTAGCTAACCAATAGCGATTAGCGAAACGCCTAGCCACACGCCGGTGGCTAGGGCGTCGGCTAGTCCGCTATTGATGCTCTTACAAATTTTACGTTATGAGGGTTCGAACTTGGGTCTGTGTTTGAACAAAATTGAGACTCTTTCAACAAGGCTACAAACGATAATTGTCAATTGAGGTACCAATATAGCATTAAACTGAAAGATTTTAGGGTCCAGTTGTGCCCACTTGTTCCTGTGTGCGCATCCGCCACTGTGCCACTCTAATGCATATCGATTCGAGATTAAACATATAGCCGAGAGAAAAACATAACCAACCCAATTCAGATTTCTAGTCAAGTTGAAGCAAATTCATTCAAGTTCATCTGTGTATAGATACAAGTGTAGACAGTGAGCACTGAAAACCTTGATTCCTATTTTCTGTATGGGTCTAGGAAAGCAATTCTCGCACGATTGATTGAACAAAATCATACTCCTATCTATCAATCATGGATAAGCAtgacaaaatcaagaaatttctATATGAGCAGTAATTTGTATCGAATTCAATTAGGTAAACTCCAAATCAAGCAGATTATTATAGGGTACAATCTTCCATAGTCCATACCATAACTCgaaatataaattaagtaataatAACGAGAAATAAATgtcatttaaatcaaaatattctctaagttttttttcaaattatgaataattatgtcatttattttatacaattaaagGTCTCATtcactttcaaattttattataaaatcaaggggagtgatcaattgccaactcatcatttaattgataactacaactaatttaaggtcatAGGATTTAAGAAAGCGTGtagtctacaatttgccacgtgtaattttttatttttattaattaaatcgaaaagaaaaaaaaaaaactccaaattagggttttggataaaaatgtcaatatagtgtttcgaaaatatatttgagaatgtcaacacaatgctttaagaatgttaacccattgtttatattgacattctgcttatattatattaacatattttatatagtatgttgacatttcgtttgtacgaaaaaatttcaaaatttcaaaaaaatttcaaattttgacgttggatgcatgtaggatatcgttggaatccttataaaattatctttaatttgatatgtgttatatgaatttaaagttttttgggatttcttttaaaagttagttataactaattttgtagttaattgacattaatacccctattgatatttgttGTGCATGATATTAATACTCAAGGGGTTAAATGATcttcacctttaatttaaaaatctaatgcctatcatttaattgtagttagcaatttaggggtgagttagcaatataacacaccccataaaatcaatatataaaagaagagTTTTGATCTATGTAAAACTCATTCTTAATACAAAATACGAACCAAGCATGAAGGTCACTTTTATGTCATCGTaagcttatttttattgcattataataaggatgacataaaatgatcttaacatgacctcaaacccaaattttataatatgacctaaaacttcTTTATAATGACCCACcttgtttttcttaattattgaccattagattgaAAAATCTCATAGTCTAATTTGtccaattttatattgaaatgatttttgtattgatcattttcctataaaagaacaaatttgttttagtgcgtgctcatattttttaaaactcaaagCCTAAGTCAACTTAAGCCAATATGGCAGACACAGTTGGATTGAGAAAGACTATCTATCAAATTCTATTGGTATTTAGTACTACCCATCCTTTAAATTTTGACACAATTAACTATTTCGGTCGGTCCtttaaattttgacacacttacttttaccattttttgtagtggaccttatattccattaactcattcctattcacattttattataaaactaatacgagtactttaaaagtaggatccacatccCATAACTTttaaactcattttccattacatttctaaaattagtaAGTCAAAGTTGTCAAAATTTAGGGGCGGAGGTATTTACTAAAAGGAAACAATATTaagaaaacaatattattgCAATCGTGGAATTCTTTCATCGACGaataagaaacaatattaaGAAACACagctgaagaagaaaaataaaaaattaattcgcAAAATAATGGGTAAACAAGTTTGCAATAAACTTAAATTGAAGTTTGCGAAAGAAACCTAACAATAGTAGAATAAATAACTCCAAAATCCGTGCAAATTATATACTCATcggtcaaaatttgggggacggaggtagtatttacTATTAGGAcaatataaagaaaacaatattattgCAATTGTGGAATTTTTTCCTCGACCaataagaaacaatattaaGAAACACAGttgaacaagaaaaataaaaattaaattcgcAAAATAACGGGTAAACAAGTTTGCAATAAACTTAAGTTGAAGTTTATGAAAGAAACCTAacaataatagaataaataactCCAAAATCCGTGCAAATTGAAATGCTCATCAGCTCATcgctaattatttattaagaacaaaaaatgattgaaaaaaaaaaagaagacgTTGGATCAATTCGGTGGCGGGAAAAAGATCTCTTCCGCCTTCCTCTTTGAGCTAAACTTCTCCTCCACATCCGCCGGAACATTAAACGACGCCCTCAACACCTCCGGCGACAGAGCCTTCCATACCGAAGTCCTTCCCGCCAGATGCGTGAAAATAGGGCTACAAACCAACCAACCAATCAATCAATCCGGATTCAAAATCAACATTCACAgagttaataataataataataataataataataataataataataataataataataataataataataataataataataataataataataataattgtgtgAGTTGATAGTTGATGTACGATgccaaaaattttgaataacctttaaattcatattcatttgcataaaaaaaaaatactataataataaaggTAAAATGAGGTTACTAACTTTGGAGTGGTGATGATGGAGAACCAGTCCATGCCATCGGGATCAGAAATCTTGGAGACGACGAAAAACCTAGGAACGATAAAGAGGTTACCGGCCTTGATGGTGGTCTCGAGCACGCGCTTGCCGTCGACTCCGACGACCTGGACGCGGCCACTGCCCCTAACAATGTAGGTGACCTGCAGGGCCGAGTCGCAGGAGAAGCCAGGGGAGCACATGGCTCCCCCGTTGAGCATCACGAGGTCGGCTCCAAGGCCGACCTCCCCGACAAGGGGCAGGTTCTTGGTGTTGAGCACCACGACCTTGCCTCCGCCCTTGATGTCAACATCAAGGGGCGCCTCAATGCAGTTGAGCGCCATTCCGGAGTAGTGATCCTTCTTTGGTTCCGGCATCTTGGCGTCGGCGGGGAGCTTCACGATGCCCTTTCCCGACTGGCTGCCGACGAGGGTCTTGACGGTGGCCTCGTCGAGGTCCCAGGCACGGCCCACGAACTCGGTGGAGAAGCCGGTGAAGATGCCGTTGGGGCCGGTGAGGAACATGTCCGTGAAGCACCCGGCCTTGTGAGCGGTCTTGGTGTCGCCGAGGAAGAGGATGCCCAGCTCGGTATCCTCCTTGTTGTACCACCACGTCGTCACGCCGAAGGGGAGGGCGATGGCGTCGCCCTTCTTGATCGCTAGAACTTTCTCCTCCTTCTCCGGCAGGATGATCCCGGCCACTCCGCTGCctgtgtttttaattaatagacaTGTTTTATGCgacctttaaatttatgttcatttatcaattaaaaaaatgaataataccTTGAAGAACGTAGGCAACCTTGGCGGAATCGGAGTAGCGGGGCAGGGCGAAGCCGTTCTTCTCGAGGAAGAGCTTGGCGGCGCCGATGTTGCCCTCTTTGAGCATGGGGAGCTCACTGGGGCACCAAGAGTGGTAGGCGCCACCATCTCCGCCGTAGATCTTCTTGGCCAACTTGGGTGTCAAATCGATCTCCATTGTTTGTGATGTAAAGGTAGAAACACAAGTGATGATTTGGAATTAGTGattgaatgaatatatatatagggggaTTTGAGCTTGTCAAACTACCGGTGTCAATGCATatccattaaatataattagagtACGcgtatttttagatttaattgtAGAATAAGCCCAAccaattatttgttttcaacCAGCGATATAGATCAATCCTTATGGATGTTAAATAATTCAGATCGGTGGTGATTTGGTTATCTTggatattgtttaatttgtaaGATGATATATTATATGAGTTCAGAGTAAAATTAGATCACGTATGGCTATCTGtatatttaattcatgtgGATTGAGCTTTTTGCAATATTAAAAGTGAAGATTAAACGTAAATCACGTTGCTAAGATAAACTTAtcggattttttttgtgtcaAACTTACaaaagtattatatttatttatcttttggatACTTATTTGGTGGTTTTAAAAGAACAAATATACTATCATCTTCAAACAAGAACAAAAGATATGGAGTACtagtaatagtataatttgCTTTTGTCATCCAACCGAGAAACTGCACTGGATAATTACAAGTTTGAGCCTTAATATCCCTGTTTTTAtctacatttaatttaatttaagtactagattatcaattaaatcaaatcCAAACTAAGTCCACTAACTCTGAAAACACATTTTGGATAATGGTTTAGTTAGTGTAATATTTTTGGTGTTCACACACGAATTTGTATACGTGACGAAACAGTGGTAGATTTGTTCTCAAGTTTGTCTGTTTGCCATTTCTCACGCATTCATGTGGCTCCAAGTCTCCGTACGTAATTGCAGTGGATAACACTAGACAATAATCAGAGGCCTCTAATTTTCTCACACATAATATATTCAACCAAAGTAACGAAACTGAATAAGCTGCAGCAACATGGATTGCATTGCTCTTCAGCAATCATCGTTTCCTCACATCTTCATCACCTCCAAATCCCCGCACTCAACTCACACTCACCTCGCACCGATCCCGCCTCATAAAACCGCGTGTAAGCTTGCAGCCCTTGGATCATCAGACACCTTCTCATCAAATGATGAATCTATCCCTCCTCCCTTCGGAACTTTGGAAGCCCAAATTACTCAAGAAACCATTGATTTCTTCGTGAGCGATGCAGAGGGCGATCCTGACTGTCCATCTCCAGGCTACTCTCCCATTGACCAAGCTCTTTCTGCATTGCGCCAACAAAAGGTTTGATTTTCCCATTTTGTGATGCAACTTCTGTGTCTGATCGATCTTGTGCTGATTATTTGGTGTGGGAATTTTGTTTCAAGTTTGTGCTTGTTGTAGATGATTATGATGGTGATGATCATGTTGAAGGAAACCTTGTCATGGCGGCCTCTCATGTGAGCTCTGAGGCGGTTGCTTTCATGGTGAGGAACGGCTCGGGTATAATCTCAGTCGGCATGAAGGAAGAGGACCTTGAGAGGCTAGACCTCCCTTTGATGTCCCCTCAAAATGAAGATAATTCCTCTGCTCCTTCCTTCACTGTCACTGTGGTATAATATATGTCAActctttctcatttttaatgatttaatgagATATTAAACACTTTTAGGaacattttgattatataGGATGCTAGAGTTGGAACATCTACTGGAGTGTCCGCTTCAGACAGGGCAAAAACAGTGCTTGCTCTGTCCTCTCCTGAGTCGAGGCCAGGGGATTTCAGAAGGCCGGGCCATGTATTCCCTCTCAAGTATAGGAAGGGTGGCGTTCTAAGTAGAGTTGGCCACACTGAAGCTTCTGTTGATTTGGTAACACTAGCTGGTTTGCAGCCAGTCTCAGTTCTATCGGCCGTAGTTGATTCAGAAGATGTTTCCATGGCCTCGATTGCCACTTTGAGAAAGTTGGCCTTGGATTATAACATTCCAATTGTTTCAATCACTGATCTCATAAGGTAATAATGTTTGCTCTCAATGTTGAGAAAAGTTAGATATCTAATGCTGCTTGTGACTTGATGATGAAATATTTGGATATCAGGTATAGGAGAAAGAGGGAAAAGCTTGTTGAAAGGACTGCAGTTTCGCGTTTGCCAACTAAATGGGGCTTGTTTGCGGTTCACAGTTATCGTTCGAAACTGGATGGGATAGAACATATAGCGCTTGTGAAGGTATAAAACAAGCATTCTCTATCAAGAGAAAGAGTGTTATATGTGAAAGTAAGTTCCAAGTTTTATGGTTTTGTTGATTCAGGGAGACATAGGGAATGGACAGGATGTTCTTGTGAGGGTTCATTCGGAGTGTTTGACAGGTGACATTTTTGGATCAAGACGATGCGACTGTGGCAATCAATTGGAACTGGCAATGCAGTTGATAGAGCAAGCCGGTAGAGGCGTTGTAGTGTATCTACGAGGGCACGAGGGGCGTGGGATAGGGCTTGGTCACAAGCTTCAGGCCTACAACTTGCAGGATCAAGGCCATGACACAGTTGAAGCAAACCTCGAGCTTGGTTTTGCAGCTGATGCGCGCGAATATGGGATAGGCGCCCAGGTCCATCCATCTTCTGACCTAATTTATTTGATCACTGTTCTAGGAAGGAAAAGCCTCACACTGAAAGTGTCTTTTTGTGTTCTTAATCAGATTCTACGAGACGTTGGAGTTCATACCATGCGCCTGATGACGAACAATCCGGCCAAATTTACTGGTCTCAAGGGCTACGGTCTGGCAGTTGTGGGGCGTGTTCCTGTGCTGACCCCCATCACAGAGGATAACATGCGGTATTTGGAGACGAAACGCGTGAAGATGGGTCATGTTTATGGATCTGATGTACAAGGGCCACTGTCTGActtcatcaaatcaaatactGATAAACAAGATCCAACAGAGGGAAACAACAAAAACTGATGATATCCTGCATGTGACCATGTATCCATTCACATTTTTGAGTATCCATTAATCAATATGCAAATTCTTTCTTACATTGTATGAAATGTGAAAACACTATTGGTTCAAATCTCATTACACACTTTCCAACTAAGACTATCCTACAAAAACCCCACCAGAATTAACCCTTTTGTAACTCTAACAAATGGCCTTAAGCTGTTACACGTTGTGAAGGGTCACGTCGCTCTTGGTAATGCTCTGAATCTGTCGATGGAAGTCCTCCCTATTCAGAGTCTCCTATAAAAACCACACTAGAATCAACCCTTTTGTAACTCTAACAAATGGCCTTAAGCTGTTACTCGTTGTGAAGGATCACGTTGCTCTTGGTAATGCTCTGATGTCTGTCGATGGAAGTCCTCCCTATTTAAAGCCTCGAGATAGATGTTGATGTTGATTGATGATTCACAAGGCGTATCGGGCTGGCATACATAAGATCTGCAGAGAGGGCAGCTGGAATGAGTCTGAAACCAAGTATCAATGCATGAGACATGAAACACATGAGAGCAAACAGGCAGATGCTTCACCCACTCCTCTTGTTCGAATTCACCCAAACAAACTGCACACGCTGAATTCCTAGGATTCGACTCTCCATCCTTCGACTTCTTGATCTGAGTAATGGGAAGGGAGTGCATGACATAGGAGTCTAGACCCCTGCTCTGGAGCTGGGAGGAGAAGTCCTCAAGATGCTGATTGAGGCGCCTTCGTTGCTCTGGATTTCGCGATAAACCTATTACACGAAATGTGGCACAGTTCCTTTCCAGTATCTTGTAGTAACTGAATAGCAGGAAGATGCTGCAAACAAGGCCAACTATGCCGATAACCTCAGGATCCCACTTTGAAGAATCGGCGCCCACGGGAGACTCTGTTGGGGATGGAGACATGCTATTGCTATCTAATCAACTAAGAAACCAGGTTCAAAAGGAACTTGTCTTTCAGATAATCACTCAACTGTCTTCTTTGTGAGTGTCAAAACTTGatatcaaaacaaaatgtAGGCTGTTAGCCGGTGATGATAACAAAGAAGAAACAATTTCTAAATGGAAATACCAAGAAAAGGCCTTAGACAACTAATCTATCACAGTTTTCTCATCTTCTGTGT is a window of Salvia hispanica cultivar TCC Black 2014 unplaced genomic scaffold, UniMelb_Shisp_WGS_1.0 HiC_scaffold_1083, whole genome shotgun sequence DNA encoding:
- the LOC125197922 gene encoding 11S globulin seed storage protein Ana o 2.0101-like, with translation MEIDLTPKLAKKIYGGDGGAYHSWCPSELPMLKEGNIGAAKLFLEKNGFALPRYSDSAKVAYVLQGSGVAGIILPEKEEKVLAIKKGDAIALPFGVTTWWYNKEDTELGILFLGDTKTAHKAGCFTDMFLTGPNGIFTGFSTEFVGRAWDLDEATVKTLVGSQSGKGIVKLPADAKMPEPKKDHYSGMALNCIEAPLDVDIKGGGKVVVLNTKNLPLVGEVGLGADLVMLNGGAMCSPGFSCDSALQVTYIVRGSGRVQVVGVDGKRVLETTIKAGNLFIVPRFFVVSKISDPDGMDWFSIITTPNPIFTHLAGRTSVWKALSPEVLRASFNVPADVEEKFSSKRKAEEIFFPPPN
- the LOC125197917 gene encoding monofunctional riboflavin biosynthesis protein RIBA 3, chloroplastic-like isoform X1, with product MDCIALQQSSFPHIFITSKSPHSTHTHLAPIPPHKTACKLAALGSSDTFSSNDESIPPPFGTLEAQITQETIDFFVSDAEGDPDCPSPGYSPIDQALSALRQQKFVLVVDDYDGDDHVEGNLVMAASHVSSEAVAFMVRNGSGIISVGMKEEDLERLDLPLMSPQNEDNSSAPSFTVTVDARVGTSTGVSASDRAKTVLALSSPESRPGDFRRPGHVFPLKYRKGGVLSRVGHTEASVDLVTLAGLQPVSVLSAVVDSEDVSMASIATLRKLALDYNIPIVSITDLIRYRRKREKLVERTAVSRLPTKWGLFAVHSYRSKLDGIEHIALVKGDIGNGQDVLVRVHSECLTGDIFGSRRCDCGNQLELAMQLIEQAGRGVVVYLRGHEGRGIGLGHKLQAYNLQDQGHDTVEANLELGFAADAREYGIGAQILRDVGVHTMRLMTNNPAKFTGLKGYGLAVVGRVPVLTPITEDNMRYLETKRVKMGHVYGSDVQGPLSDFIKSNTDKQDPTEGNNKN
- the LOC125197917 gene encoding monofunctional riboflavin biosynthesis protein RIBA 3, chloroplastic-like isoform X2; this encodes MAASHVSSEAVAFMVRNGSGIISVGMKEEDLERLDLPLMSPQNEDNSSAPSFTVTVDARVGTSTGVSASDRAKTVLALSSPESRPGDFRRPGHVFPLKYRKGGVLSRVGHTEASVDLVTLAGLQPVSVLSAVVDSEDVSMASIATLRKLALDYNIPIVSITDLIRYRRKREKLVERTAVSRLPTKWGLFAVHSYRSKLDGIEHIALVKGDIGNGQDVLVRVHSECLTGDIFGSRRCDCGNQLELAMQLIEQAGRGVVVYLRGHEGRGIGLGHKLQAYNLQDQGHDTVEANLELGFAADAREYGIGAQILRDVGVHTMRLMTNNPAKFTGLKGYGLAVVGRVPVLTPITEDNMRYLETKRVKMGHVYGSDVQGPLSDFIKSNTDKQDPTEGNNKN
- the LOC125197920 gene encoding RING-H2 finger protein ATL16-like gives rise to the protein MLADAWQIGVPNDVAAALRRGLLRARSLDESGARRQWRRSCLCTSPASDSNSMSPSPTESPVGADSSKWDPEVIGIVGLVCSIFLLFSYYKILERNCATFRVIGLSRNPEQRRRLNQHLEDFSSQLQSRGLDSYVMHSLPITQIKKSKDGESNPRNSACAVCLGEFEQEEWVKHLPVCSHVFHVSCIDTWFQTHSSCPLCRSYVCQPDTPCESSININIYLEALNREDFHRQTSEHYQEQRDPSQRVTA